From Camelina sativa cultivar DH55 chromosome 20, Cs, whole genome shotgun sequence, the proteins below share one genomic window:
- the LOC104771261 gene encoding uncharacterized protein At4g04775-like isoform X1, with product MGRYSYSQPSSSDCNGYLVDEESSQPSESSAYNYADSELELGFPKKCYCGVEPIIDTCYSRNDPGRKFFSCGNIDDGECHIWKWWDVAVMEEMRATETNYGKVASKVDTLTHYETELSEIKHLKKETDEKINKLEKLLAELNTKNRVFIFSLELVLGVLLCLVAVLCLIMFK from the coding sequence ATGGGGCGATATAGCTATAGCCAGCCGTCGTCATCTGACTGTAATGGCTATCTGGTTGACGAAGAATCTAGCCAGCCATCCGAGTCAAGTGCTTACAACTATGCAGACAGTGAACTTGAGTTGGGATTCCCCAAGAAGTGTTATTGTGGTGTTGAACCTATCATTGACACATGTTACTCGAGGAATGATCCAGGAAGAAAGTTCTTCTCTTGTGGGAACATAGACGATGGCGAGTGCCATATATGGAAGTGGTGGGATGTTGCGGtgatggaggagatgagagCAACTGAAACAAACTATGGGAAGGTTGCATCAAAGGTAGATACTCTTACTCACTATGAAACTGAGCTGAGCGAGATCAAACActtgaagaaagaaactgatGAGAAGATCAACAAGCTAGAGAAGCTGCTTGCTGAGTTGAATACGAAGAACAGAGTGTTCATATTCAGTTTGGAATTGGTTCTTGGTGTCCTATTATGTTTGGTTGCTGTGCTATGTCTGATTATGTTTAAATAG
- the LOC104772664 gene encoding glutathione S-transferase T3-like — protein sequence MESDHDLNQSTNFVGLMNSQQGGGYPQTISFDSLYPNIPTLSSPVPLFSSQVSSAASPSEDTTASHRERRKWTPSDDRILISGWLNTSKDAVKGNDQKGKTFWNRVAKYFSDSPLSDGNEKIGPIQCKQRWAKIQDTVGKFCGTYAAAVRAKTSGQNEDDIMKTAYDMYYNIYQKKSVLEHCWLELRYDQKWCESVNGKAPEVTNKKRLFDDPAQSSAS from the coding sequence ATGGAGTCAGACCATGATCTAAACCAGTCCACAAATTTTGTGGGACTTATGAATAGTCAGCAAGGGGGTGGCTATCCTCAAACCATTTCTTTTGATTCCCTCTACCCAAATATACCTACTCTTTCGTCCCCAGTTCCTCTCTTTAGTTCCCAAGTCAGTTCCGCAGCTTCCCCAAGTGAAGACACAACTGCAAGTCATAGGGAAAGAAGGAAATGGACACCTTCTGATGACCGGATTCTCATTAGCGGGTGGTTAAACACCAGCAAGGATGCTGTGAAAGGCAATGATCAGAAGGGCAAGACCTTCTGGAATAGGGTTGCTAAGTATTTTTCAGATAGTCCACTTTCTGATGGCAATGAGAAGATAGGGCCAATTCAGTGTAAACAGAGATGGGCTAAGATCCAAGATACGGTCGGGAAGTTTTGTGGAACGTATGCTGCTGCGGTGAGGGCTAAAACTAGTGGTCAGAATGAGGATGATATAATGAAGACAGCGTATGATATGTACTACAACATTTATCAGAAAAAATCCGTTCTTGAGCATTGTTGGTTAGAGTTACGCTACGACCAGAAATGGTGTGAGAGTGTTAATGGTAAAGCACCTGAAGTAACCAACAAGAAAAGACTCTTTGATGATCCTGCACAATCTTCAGCTTCTTAG
- the LOC104771261 gene encoding MLP-like protein 31 isoform X2: MAETGEATTKEMPKTSLLGEVEVEVDIKAPAAKFYHVYAGRPDNVAKATSRKVQACDLLEGEWGTVGSIVNWNYVYGGKAKVAKERIELVEPEKKLIKFRVIEGDVLAVYKSFLITIQATPKEGGVGSVVKWHLEYERNDENVPHPENFLPFLAEMTKEIDEHLLSEE, encoded by the exons ATGGCAGAGACCGGGGAGGCGACTACAAAGGAGATGCCAAAGACTTCTCTATTAGGAGAGGTTGAGGTAGAAGTTGACATCAAAGCTCCTGCGGCGAAATTCTATCACGTGTATGCAGGAAGACCAGACAATGTCGCCAAAGCCACTTCTCGCAAAGTGCAAGCATGTGATCTGCTCGAAGGGGAGTGGGGCACCGTAGGCAGTATTGTCAACTGGAACTACGTTTATG GGGGGAAGGCAAAGGTGGCAAAAGAAAGAATCGAATTGGTGGAACCAGAGAAGAAACTGATAAAGTTTAGGGTCATAGAAGGAGATGTTTTGGCCGTGTACAAGAGTTTCTTGATTACGATTCAGGCAACCCCGAAGGAAGGTGGGGTTGGAAGTGTGGTGAAATGGCACCTTGAGTACGAGCGGAATGATGAGAACGTGCCTCACCCCGAGAATTTCCTCCCTTTCTTGGCTGAGATGACCAAAGAGATCGATGAACACCTCTTATCCGAGGAATAA
- the LOC104771258 gene encoding pre-rRNA-processing protein TSR2-like, whose amino-acid sequence MNQNVNVPVEVIGDEEVAMLHEGIGLILSRWTAMRAAVENGWGGKNSQAKAENTISQIFDHFTLSKDPMDYDRLVDILENGLNELNTEADDGSPEEVTESLLDLYQECCVGNFQMVEKLRATKFKAKASVVKVANGDDEESDEDGDDEDTSMNDDQTTDMMVDASENSSNRKPEAMPVDEPVADDGWTVVPSRKNKGKKN is encoded by the exons aTGAATCAGAACGTTAATGTACCGGTAGAAGTGATTGGTGATGAGGAGGTTGCCATGCTGCACGAAGGAATCGGTTTGATACTTTCGCGGTGGACTGCTATGAGAGCCGCCGTCGAAAACGGTTGGGGCGGCAAAAATTCTCAAGCGAAAGCTGAGAACACCATCTCCCAAATTTTCGATCATTTCACCCTATCAAAAG ATCCAATGGACTATGATCGGTTAGTTGATATTCTAGAGAATGGTCTTAATGAGCTTAATACTGAGGCTGATGATGGAAGCCCCGAAGAG GTGACAGAGTCACTACTGGATTTGTACCAAGAATGCTGTGTCGGTAACTTCCAAATGGTTGAGAAGCTAAGGGCTACTAAATTTAAGGCGAAAGCAAGTGTCGTCAAG GTTGCAAATGGTGATGATGAGGAAAGCGACGAGGACGGTGATGATGAGGATACAAGCATGAATGATGATCAAACCACAGACATGATGGTGGATGCATCTGAGAATAGCTCAAACCGTAAACCAGAAGCCATGCCGGTTGATGAACCAGTAGCCGATGATGGCTGGACGGTAGTTCCATCTAGAAAAAACAAGGGAAAGAAGAATTAA
- the LOC104771259 gene encoding late embryogenesis abundant protein 47: MSQEQLEKLIDCADGKGEAEKVPAAVGGIDAAEDKKKCVVAEASGEKAEGEVNRKKVAPASEGTITIGEALEAAVLTAGNKPVEWSDAAAIQAAEVRATGRTNIMPGGVAASAQSAATLNSRVTSEDEKTTLADVLTGASSKLPSDKAATRKDAEGVTGAEMRNDPHLTTYPTGVAASVAAAARINQAK, from the exons atgagccAAGAACAACTAGAGAAACTTATAGATTGCGCTGACGGAAAAGGAGAGGCTGAAAAAGTTCCGGCGGCAGTTGGAGGTATTGATGCAGCCGAGGACAAAAAGAAATGTGTTGTCGCCGAGGCCTCCGGTGAAAAG GCGGAGGGAGAAGTAAACCGGAAAAAGGTGGCTCCAGCATCGGAAGGAACCATAACGATTGGAGAGGCTCTAGAGGCAGCGGTTCTCACAGCAGGTAATAAGCCCGTTGAATGGAGTGACGCAGCTGCCATACAAGCAGCCGAGGTTAGAGCTACGGGACGGACCAACATCATGCCTGGCGGGGTTGCAGCCTCGGCTCAATCAGCCGCCACTCTTAATTCTCGGGTCACCTCCGAAGACGAAAAGACTACGCTCGCTGACGTTCTCACT GGCGCAAGTAGTAAATTACCGTCGGACAAAGCAGCAACAAGAAAAGACGCAGAGGGAGTGACAGGCGCTGAGATGAGGAACGATCCTCATCTCACTACTTATCCGACCGGCGTGGCTGCCTCCGTCGCTGCTGCTGCTCGAATTAATCAGGCCAAGTGA